The following coding sequences are from one Spea bombifrons isolate aSpeBom1 chromosome 13, aSpeBom1.2.pri, whole genome shotgun sequence window:
- the HELZ gene encoding probable helicase with zinc finger domain encodes MADRRLENFCEQACESLRRQEYELAVSHCTEALVSISHYNATAPPEASQTHLNRIKIESLLYRIASFLQLKNYDQADDDCKLVLGANRTRLDGSVHAVLCCMHLEGKLQTLLGLLSKSLVGEPLNGMVTKDLTRLKTLLAEIEAASNTVRSGYHAEDLDDGSHDRWCFRPPPRGVTSSEEYTLCKRFLEQGICRYGAQCTSAHSQEELEEWQKRYASRLIRLKQQKESTQFSGSYMETLIEKWMNSLSPEKVLSECVEGVRVEYSPELSVTVTTKKSHQMWAFLLTCKPAKILHRVALLYDAHRPHFSIVAISAGDGATQVSLEVSESCQEWVGEKTVQNGIDLCVYKVLIAFNTEIFGTFRQTVVFDFGVEPVLMQRIMVDAASTEDLEYLMHARQQLLTTAKRWDSMSKTIVEFEPNETTELERSLLSRYQIPLSADQLFTQSVLDKSLTKGNYQSRLHDLLYIEEIAQYKEVSKFNIKVQLQLVASFMLTGVSAGAKYAQNGQLFGRFKLTETLSEDTLAGRLVMTKVNAVYLLPVAKEKSAQSQGTKEKVYEALIEEKTKDYIFLRICRDCCEELRLRADREMQVELQFQLNRQPLCEMHYALDRIKDNNILFPDLSTTPPIPWSPNRQWDELLDPRLNAKQKEAILAITTPLSIQLPPVLIIGPYGTGKTFTLAQAVKHILKQQDTRVLICTHSNSAADLYIKDYLHPYVETGNPQARPLRVYFRNRWVKTVHPVVHQYCLISSTHATFQMPQKEDILRHRVIVVTLSTSQYLCQLDLEPGFFTHILLDEAAQAMECETIMPLALANKHTRVVLAGDHMQLSPFVYSEFARERNLHVSLLDRLYEHYPVDFPCRILLCENYRSHEAIINYTSELFYEGKLMASGKQPAHKDFYPLTFFTARGEDVQEKNSTAFYNNAEVFEVVERVEELRRKWPVAWGKLDDGSIGVVTPYADQVFRIRAELRKKRLSEVSVERVLNVQGKQFRVLFLSTVRTRHTCKHKQTPIKRKEQLLEDSTEDLDYGFLSNYKLLNTAITRAQSLVAVVGDPIALCSIGRCRKFWEQFITICHENKSLHGITFEQIKSQLEALELKKTYVLNPLAPEFIPRALRQQHSGSGSKQQQSSPPKGKGHHNQSDHFQGDGLVQPNPSVLIGNPIRAYTPPLGPHTNLGKSPSPVQRIDPHTGTSILYVPAVYGGNMVMSVPLPVPWPGYQSRFSVDPRLMTHPAMAYNMNLLQAHGRGSPIPFGLGHHSPVNVGQQQTQPPTPLSDKEPHEQSRNGKSEHNPAADLNKLRTPEKKPAECKQVDLDPNAQTRSPESRANAGFLNPKFHRKDNPNQRHLNIHLTPPQPQYPVPNRHYQHLSQLQRPPYALQQQNHLSELQNQIPPQQGQVVPQPPPASQLSPAFQPSPNHSFFNSPIPHRPHSPSTEGMIPEPPPPPPPMLQEVNNPLRSVAQHNPLLSSHMNNFIEDGPQMIGAGETLDRLHGNIALETLRQQQTRLQQWNEHNTFLSHGNIPFPHHPHPHLQHLPQQAMGIPPQPLLRPSWRLPNNPEEESEAAYSRFQEFLREISQHDHSENRELSEMPPPQSRLLQYRQVQNRSPPALASPSSNHSAHFPNFSENSRDMEMSGNPAFPQHVAQMYNAPYPMPSGHLTPPPLKYLQHDGSWTYANLQQNPIMGQGFHYGMTPLQHRPPPNAAFIHQLQNHQQVAGQEAFQPPSSRAVSTSSLHGLEEYEPRGPGRPLYQRRISASSAHVGPEALAACQENLGQCKEALEHSGQASFSYLSPELWVNAASSVSYQNIPCNGSSRPLPPRDTLVAPPKMAKPPDDLLKAENLQLASSFNYNVLQHLGQFPPLMPNKQIVEPSGAAAVQQSTGGSKPTMSYASALRAPPKPKPPPEQTKKNSDPLSLFQELSLGSSSGSNGFYSYFK; translated from the exons ATGGCAGACAGAAGATTGGAGAATTTCTGTGAACAAGCATGTGAATCCCTCAGAAGACAAGAGTATGAATTGGCCGTGTCCCATTGTACAGAGGCACTCGTGTCCATCAGCCACTACAATGCCACCGCCCCACCGGAGGCCAGCCAAACGCACCTCAACCGCATCAAGATCGAGAGCCTTCTTTATAGAATTGCCTCTTTTCTGCAGCTT aagaatTATGACCAAGCGGATGACGATTGTAAGCTGG TTTTAGGGGCGAACCGGACCCGCCTGGATGGGTCAGTACATGCCGTGCTTTGCTGTATGCACCTGGAGGGCAAGTTGCAGACGTTACTGGGTCTCCTCTCCAAGTCCCTTGTCGGGGAACCACTG AATGGGATGGTTACAAAGGATCTGACCAGATTAAAAACTCTCCTCGCTGAAATTGAG GCAGCTAGTAATACTGTAAGGTCCGGTTACCACGCCGAGGATCTGGACGATG GGTCCCATGACAGGTGGTGTTTTCGCCCCCCGCCTCGAGGAGTTACAAGCAGTGAGGAATACACTCTATGTAAAAG GTTCCTGGAGCAGGGGATCTGCCGGTATGGAGCCCAGTGCACATCTGCTCATTCCCAAGAAGAACTGGAAGAATGGCAGAAGAGATACGCATCCCGGCTGATCCGACTGAAGCAGCAGAAAGAGAGCACgcagttttcaggcagctacaTGGAAACGCTGATCGAAAAATGGATGAATTCCTTGTCCCCAGAGAAAGTG CTCAGCGAATGTGTAGAAGGAGTGCGAGTGGAGTACAGTCCCGAGCTGTCGGTCACGGTTACCACCAAAAAATCCCATCAGATGTGGGCCTTCCTTCTCACCTGTAAG CCTGCAAAGATCCTGCACCGCGTGGCGTTGCTGTACGACGCACACAGACCTCATTTCAGTATAGTTGCTATATCGGCTGGAGATGGAGCCACGCAAGTGTCGCTGGAAGTATCGGAAAGTTGTCAGGAATGGGTGGGAGAGAAGACGGTGCAGAACGGAATCGACCTTTGTGTGTACAAGGTGCTGATCGCATTTAACACAGAGATATTCGGAACCTTCCGACAAACTGTGGTGTTCGACTTTGGCGTGGAGCCGGTGTTGATGCAGAGAATAATGGTGGATGCTGCTTCAACTGAAG ACCTTGAATACTTGATGCACGCTCGACAGCAGCTGCTAACGACTGCCAAGCGCTGGGACTCCATGTCTAAAACCATTGTAGAATTCGAACCTAATGAAACTACTGAATTGGAGAGGAGCCTTCTAAGCCGATACCAGATTCCCCTGTCTGCCGATCAGCTGTTTACGCAGTCTGTCCTGGATAAGTCTCTCACCAAGGGCAACTATCAATCCCGCTTACATGACCTGCTGTACATTGAGGAGATCGCACAGTATAAGGAAGTGAGCAA ATTCAACATCAAAGTACAGCTTCAGCTGGTGGCCAGCTTCATGCTGACCGGAGTATCTGCGGGAGCAAAGTATGCCCAGAACGGGCAACTCTTTGGGCGCTTTAAACTCACAGAGACGCTCTCTGAAGACACTTTGGCCGGGAGGCTGGTGATGACCAAAGTTAACGCTGTTTATTTATTGCCCGTCGCAAAAGAGAAATCAGCCCAGAGTCAGGGCACCAAAGAGAAGGTATACGAAGCGCTTATAGAAGAGAAAACAAAGGACTACATCTTCCTGAGAATATGTCGTGATTGCTGCGAGGAACTTCGGCTGCGTGCTGACCGTGAAATGCAG GTGGAGCTTCAGTTCCAGCTGAACCGGCAGCCTTTGTGTGAAATGCACTACGCGCTGGACAGAATCAAAGACAACAATATCTTATTCCCAGACCTGAGCACGACGCCCCCCATCCCATGGAGCCCTAACAG GCAATGGGATGAGCTTTTGGACCCACGGTTAAACGCAAAGCAGAAGGAAGCCATCCTGGCCATCACCACACCTCTCTCCATACAGCTGCCTCCTGTCCTCATCATTGGCCCTTATGGGACCGGGAAGACGTTCACTTTAGCTCAGGCCGTGAAGCACATCCTTAAACAACAAGACACCCG GGTCCTCATCTGCACCCATTCCAACAGCGCCGCTGACCTCTACATAAAGGACTATTTACACCCCTATGTAGAAACGGGGAACCCCCAGGCCAGACCACTCAG GGTTTATTTCAGAAATCGCTGGGTGAAGACTGTCCATCCGGTGGTCCATCAGTACTGTCTGATCTCCAGCACACATGCCACCTTCCAGATGCCCCAGAAGGAGGACATATTGCGACATCGTGTTATAGTGGTTACCCTTAGCACTTCTCAGTATCTTTGTCAGCTGGACCTGGAGCCTG GTTTTTTTACTCACATCTTGCTGGATGAAGCTGCGCAGGCCATGGAGTGTGAGACCATCATGCCTCTCGCTCTGGCAAACAAGCACACCAGGGTGGTGCTGGCCGGAGACCACATGCAG CTCAGCCCCTTTGTATACAGTGAGTTTGCCAGAGAGCGAAACCTTCACGTGTCTCTGTTGGACCGGCTGTACGAGCATTACCCGGTGGACTTCCCGTGCCGGATTCTGCTGTGTGAAAACTATCGCTCCCACGAAGCAATCATCAA CTATACTTCTGAGTTGTTTTATGAAGGCAAGCTGATGGCTAGCGGGAAGCAGCCAGCCCACAAGGATTTCTACCCCCTGACATTTTTTACGGCGCGTGGCGAGGACGTTCAAGAGAAGAACAGCACCGCGTTTTACAACAATGCCGAG GTGTTTGAAGTCGTGGAACGCGTGGAGGAGTTGAGGCGGAAGTGGCCCGTGGCGTGGGGCAAGCTGGATGACGGCAGTATCGGGGTGGTTACCCCATATGCTGATCAGGTGTTCAGGATTCGGGCTGAGCTGAGGAAGAAGCGTCTTTCGGAAGTCAGCGTGGAAAGAGTGTTAAATGTTCAGG GGAAACAGTTCCGGGTTCTGTTTCTCAGCACGGTGCGAACCCGGCACACATGCAAACATAAGCAAACCCCCATTAAAAGGAAGGAGCAGCTCCTGGAGGACTCGACGGAAGATCTGGACTACGGCTTCCTCTCCAACTACAAACTCCTTAACACGGCCATCACTCGGGCCCAGTCCCTGGTAGCCGTGGTTGGTGATCCAATCGCTCTGTGCTCTATTGGAAGATGCAG GAAGTTTTGGGAGCAATTCATCACAATTTGCCATGAGAATAAAAGCCTTCATGGGATCACGTTTGAACAGATCAAATCTCAGCTGGAGGCCTTGGAGTTAAAGAAAACATATGTGCTTAACCCATTAGCTCCCGAGTTTATTCCCCGAGCATTGAGACAGCAGCACTCGGGGAGCGGCTCCAAGCAGCAGCAGTCGTCTCCTCCAAAG GGGAAGGGTCATCACAATCAGTCCGACCACTTCCAAGGGGATGGCCTAG TCCAGCCCAACCCGTCTGTTCTCATCGGTAACCCTATCCGGGCTTACACCCCACCCCTGGGGCCACACACCAACCTGGGCAAATCGCCGAGCCCTGTGCAGAGGATAGACCCCCACACCGGCACCAGCATCCTCTACGTACCAGCCGTCTACGGGGGCAACATGGTCATGTCTGTGCCTTTACCT GTGCCGTGGCCAGGCTACCAGAGTAGGTTTTCAGTGGATCCACGTCTCATGACCCACCCGGCTATGGCGTACAACATGAACCTCCTGCAGGCGCATGGCCGCGGATCTCCCATCCCTTTCGGGCTCGGGCATCACTCTCCTGTTAACGTGGGCCAGCAGCAGACCCAGCCACCTACCCCGCTGTCCGACAAGGAGCCGCACGAACAAAGCAGGAACG GTAAAAGTGAACACAATCCCGCCGCAGATCTGAATAAGCTTCGGACGCCGGAGAAGAAACCTGCGGAGTGTAAACAG GTGGATTTGGACCCAAACGCACAGACCAGAAGCCCAGAATCCCGAGCTAATGCTGGTTTTCTCAATCCCAAATTTCACCGGAAAGATAATCCAAACCAGAGACATCTGAACATCCACCTCACTCCTCCGCAACCCCAGTACCCCGTGCCGAACCGTCACTACCAACACCTGTCCCAGTTACAAAGGCCGCCGTATGCTTTGCAGCAGCAGAACCATTTGTCTGAACTGCAAAATCAAATACCTCCTCAGCAAGGGCAGGTGGTCCCGCAGCCGCCCCCAGCCTCCCAGCTCTCCCCAGCCTTCCAGCCCAGTCCAAACCACTCCTTCTTCAACAGCCCCATTCCTCACCGGCCTCATTCCCCCAGCACAGAAGGCATGATTCCCGAGCCCCCACCGCCCCCACCGCCTATGCTTCAAGAGGTTAACAACCCGCTTCGGTCTGTTGCCCAACACAACCCTTTATTGTCCTCGCATATGAACAATTTCATTGAAGACGGCCCTCAAATGATTGGTGCTGGGGAGACGTTGG ATCGCTTACATGGCAACATAGCCCTGGAAACCTTACGGCAGCAGCAGACGAGGCTACAACAGTGGAACGAACACAACACCTTCCTCAGCCACGGCAACATCCCCTTCCCTCACCATCCTCATCCTCACCTGCAGCATCTCCCCCAACAAGCAATGGGAATCCCCCCGCAGCCGTTACTCCGGCCCAGCTGGAGGCTCCCCAACAATCCCGAGGAGGAGTCCGAGGCAGCCTATTCCAG GTTCCAGGAGTTTTTACGTGAAATTTCCCAGCACGATCACAGTGAGAACAGGGAGCTCTCGGAAATGCCTCCTCCGCAGTCAAGACTGTTACAGTATCGGCAGGTCCAAAACAGAAGCCCACCAGCACTGGCGTCTCCTTCCTCCAACCACAGCGCTCACTTCCCAAACTTCAGCGAGAACAGCCGAGACATGGAGATGAGCGGCAACCCAGCGTTTCCCCAGCATGTAGCCCAAATGTACAATGCCCCTTACCCTATGCCCTCCGGACACCTGACTCCACCACCCCTCAAATACCTGCAGCACGACGGATCATGGACATACGCTAACTTACAGCAAAATCCCATAATGGGCCAAGGTTTTCACTACGGGATGACCCCTCTTCAGCACAGACCGCCACCGAACGCCGCGTTCATACACCAACTGCAAAACCATCAGCAGGTCGCCGGTCAGGAAGCATTTCAACCTCCCTCATCGAGAGCAGTGTCCACCTCTTCACTCCACGGCTTAGAAGAG TATGAACCTCGAGGGCCCGGCAGGCCGCTGTACCAAAGAAGAATCTCTGCTAGTTCTGCACACGTCGGTCCGGAAGCGTTAGCCGCTTGTCAAGAAAACCTCGGTCAATGTAAAGAAGCTCTAGAACACAGTGGCCAGGCCTCGTTCAGCTATCTGTCCCCCGAGTTATGGGTCAACGCGGCATCGTCCGTCTCCTACCAGAACATTCCGTGCAATGGATCCAGCAGACCTCTGCCACCCAGGGACACGTTAG TCGCTccaccaaaaatggcaaaacctCCCGACGATCTTTTGAAGGCAGAAAACCTGCAGCTGGCGAGTTCCTTCAACTACAACGTCCTGCAGCACCTCGGCCAGTTCCCTCCTCTAATGCCCAACAAACAGATTGTAGAGCCCAGCGGGGCGGCCGCTGTGCAGCAGAGCACTGGCGGGAGCAAGCCCACCATGTCTTACGCGAGCGCCCTGCGGGCCCCCCCCAAGCCGAAACCCCCTCCTGAGCAGACAAAGAAGAATAGCGACcccttgtctttgtttcaggaACTTAGCTTAGGCAGTTCGTCAGGTAGCAACGGCTTTTAttcctattttaaataa
- the CACNG1 gene encoding voltage-dependent calcium channel gamma-1 subunit produces the protein MMEVKAIKIRVTSCIVLVGVALMLAAVMSDHWAVLNPKVDDYSQPCEVAHFGLWRLCTKKILMEETDSETQGCGPVSLPGDVSCSYFKHFTSGENAEIFEVTTQKEYSISAAAIAIIGVGFMTMGTVCTLLSFKQKLDYLLKPAGLFYVFAGLCMIISAEVIRQSVHRMIDSKDTVWIEYYYSWSFACACSAFVLLFICGIALVLISLPRMPRNPWETCMDAEPDM, from the exons ATGATGGAAGTCAAAGCCATTAAGATCAGGGTCACCTCCTGCATCGTCCTGGTCGGGGTGGCACTGATGCTGGCCGCTGTGATGAGCGATCACTGGGCCGTGCTGAACCCCAAAGTGGACGATTACAGCCAGCCGTGCGAGGTGGCACATTTCGGGTTGTGGAGGCTGTGTACCAAGAAGATATTAATGGAGGAAACAGACTCTGAAACCCAGGGGTGCGGACCTGTAAGCCTTCCTGGAG ATGTCAGCTGCTCCTACTTCAAACACTTCACCTCCGGAGAGAACGCCGAAATCTTCGAGGTGACCACTCAGAAAG AATACAGCATCTCGGCGGCCGCCATTGCCATTATCGGAGTTGGCTTCATGACGATGGGGACGGTGTGCACCCTGCTGTCCTTCAAGCAGAAGCTGGACTACCTGCTCAAACCAGCCGGCCTCTTCTACGTGTTTGCAG GTCTCTGCATGATCATCTCCGCAGAGGTCATCAGACAATCTGTGCACCGGATGATCGACAGCAAGGACACGGTGTGGATTGAGTATTACTACTCGTGGTCGTTCGCCTGCGCCTGTTCCGCCTTCGTGCTGCTATTTATCTGCGGAATTGCCCTTGTTCTGATCTCTCTGCCCCGGATGCCCCGGAATCCATGGGAAACCTGTATGGATGCCGAGCCCGATATGTAA